In Algihabitans albus, the following are encoded in one genomic region:
- a CDS encoding ATP-binding protein, with the protein MALSGRDVAPTVAGRADLERRPALNGTEMPRRSLLAFGIVLCLLLAGLNAWNLVESRRVVLETARSSTLDTVKLIAEHTARSLDTVDLVLRSFAVTYPRYGSTPTDARGRLEELLVKLPQVVSFRVIDAEGQVRVAAGPTASLPHQVSSYAYWRHHKDEPRGSLSIGEPRVAGDQWSIPVSRRIDLPNGDFGGIVVANLDGRYFHDLYRRSSNLHTTSLGLWRSDGLLLARFPGSGAQVGQTMFPFEVNADLFEEPRALEGPSAWDGRMRIVGLGPVPDLPLAVTVSIDRGQSLADWRRGVWRDLLVMVTALAIILGGVWLLSVQIRRAQRATAQREAAVEGSLHGYYFLRSLRDDTGKIIDFTIADMNRRAEQMMTKPRAHWIGRRLCEAVPINRTHGLVEHYKQVVETQQPFEMELPLESPDVKPKWMRIQALPLEDGVVVAARDITDDKCEELARQLAERRLSDIAETVPGMVYQFVLWPNGQKTFSFVSSGVRDLYGCEPEDAERDAAVLLNEVVPDDLERFDESILCSAETLTPWQCDYRILRDGAVRWLRGRARPQRRADGAVVWNGVVIDITEERKLQDETLEAREEAELANRAKSNFLANMSHELRTPLNAVIGFSDALQQGFGGTLNERQTEYIGHVQAAGRHLLGIIGDLLDLAKIEAGQADLKETLFSPLDVVASAVALISARAASKQLSLDIDDLSDLPTVRGDARRFKQVLLNLLSNAVKFTPDGGRVRIGAELQSDGWLRFWVDDNGLGMHPADVEVALRPFGQVRDSFVRGEGGTGLGLPLSQQLLELHGGRLTIDSRPGEGTVVSALLPPERLLLQSRQTAVDDENPSGSLKAAI; encoded by the coding sequence ATGGCGCTGTCTGGAAGAGACGTTGCACCGACTGTTGCCGGTCGCGCGGACTTGGAGCGAAGACCGGCGCTCAACGGCACGGAGATGCCCCGGCGCAGTTTGCTTGCCTTCGGTATCGTGCTCTGCCTTCTGCTGGCCGGACTGAACGCCTGGAATCTCGTCGAGTCGCGTCGTGTCGTCCTGGAGACGGCGCGCTCGAGCACGTTGGATACGGTCAAGCTGATCGCCGAGCATACCGCGCGTAGCCTGGATACCGTGGATCTCGTGCTCCGCAGCTTTGCCGTCACCTATCCTCGGTATGGCTCGACTCCGACAGACGCGCGCGGCCGCCTGGAAGAGCTGTTGGTCAAGCTTCCGCAAGTTGTGAGCTTCCGGGTGATCGACGCCGAGGGCCAGGTGCGCGTCGCGGCCGGCCCGACCGCCAGTTTGCCGCATCAGGTCTCCAGCTATGCCTACTGGCGGCACCACAAAGACGAGCCGAGGGGCAGCCTCAGCATAGGTGAGCCGCGCGTCGCCGGGGACCAGTGGAGTATTCCGGTCAGCCGGCGGATCGATCTGCCGAACGGCGACTTCGGCGGTATCGTGGTGGCAAATCTGGACGGCCGCTACTTCCATGATCTCTACCGCCGCTCCAGCAACCTTCACACGACCTCCCTCGGGCTTTGGCGCAGCGACGGTCTCTTGCTGGCGCGCTTCCCAGGATCGGGCGCGCAGGTCGGCCAGACGATGTTTCCCTTCGAGGTCAATGCCGACTTGTTTGAGGAGCCGCGTGCACTCGAGGGACCTTCTGCCTGGGACGGACGGATGCGTATCGTCGGGCTCGGCCCCGTACCCGATTTGCCTTTGGCGGTGACCGTATCGATCGACCGGGGCCAGTCGCTGGCGGACTGGCGCAGGGGGGTCTGGCGCGATCTGCTGGTGATGGTTACCGCGCTGGCCATCATTCTCGGCGGGGTCTGGTTGCTCAGCGTTCAGATCCGGCGGGCCCAGCGCGCCACCGCGCAGCGCGAGGCGGCGGTCGAGGGCTCGCTGCATGGCTACTACTTTCTGCGCAGCTTGCGCGACGATACCGGCAAGATTATCGACTTTACGATCGCCGACATGAATCGACGAGCCGAGCAGATGATGACAAAGCCGCGGGCGCACTGGATTGGGCGGCGTCTCTGCGAGGCCGTTCCGATCAACCGCACCCATGGTTTGGTCGAGCACTACAAGCAAGTGGTCGAGACCCAACAGCCTTTCGAGATGGAGTTGCCGCTGGAGTCTCCGGACGTCAAGCCGAAGTGGATGCGCATTCAAGCGCTTCCGCTGGAAGACGGTGTGGTTGTCGCCGCTCGCGACATTACCGATGACAAATGCGAGGAATTGGCTCGCCAACTCGCGGAACGTCGTCTCTCCGATATCGCCGAGACCGTACCCGGCATGGTCTACCAATTCGTCCTCTGGCCGAACGGGCAGAAGACCTTCAGCTTTGTCAGCAGCGGTGTCCGCGACCTCTATGGATGTGAACCGGAGGATGCGGAGCGCGACGCCGCTGTTCTTCTGAACGAGGTTGTGCCCGACGATCTGGAACGGTTCGACGAAAGCATTCTCTGCTCCGCCGAGACGCTGACACCCTGGCAATGCGACTACCGAATCCTCCGGGACGGAGCCGTGCGCTGGCTGCGCGGCCGCGCCCGACCGCAGCGGCGTGCCGATGGCGCCGTCGTCTGGAACGGAGTGGTGATCGACATCACCGAAGAGCGGAAACTGCAGGACGAGACCCTTGAGGCGCGCGAGGAAGCGGAGCTTGCGAATCGCGCGAAGTCCAACTTCCTGGCCAACATGAGCCATGAACTGCGCACGCCGCTCAACGCCGTGATCGGATTCTCCGATGCGCTCCAGCAAGGATTCGGAGGGACGTTGAACGAACGGCAGACGGAGTACATCGGCCACGTTCAGGCGGCCGGCCGGCACTTGTTGGGGATTATCGGCGATCTGCTCGACCTGGCGAAAATCGAGGCGGGGCAAGCGGACTTGAAGGAGACGCTCTTCTCGCCGCTGGACGTCGTCGCTTCCGCCGTCGCGTTGATCTCGGCGCGAGCCGCCAGTAAGCAGCTGTCGCTGGATATCGACGACCTGTCGGACTTGCCGACGGTGCGGGGCGATGCGCGCCGGTTCAAGCAGGTGCTGCTCAACCTTCTATCGAATGCAGTGAAGTTCACGCCGGACGGCGGCCGCGTGCGAATCGGTGCGGAGCTGCAGTCCGACGGCTGGCTGCGCTTCTGGGTCGACGACAACGGCCTGGGAATGCATCCGGCGGATGTGGAGGTTGCGCTTCGTCCGTTCGGTCAGGTCCGGGACTCCTTCGTTCGTGGGGAAGGCGGTACCGGCCTGGGCTTGCCGCTTTCGCAGCAGCTTCTCGAACTTCACGGCGGTCGTTTGACGATCGACAGTCGACCGGGAGAGGGGACCGTCGTGAGCGCCCTCTTGCCGCCGGAGCGGCTGCTTCTGCAATCTCGCCAAACCGCAGTGGACGATGAGAACCCCTCGGGCAGCCTGAAAGCGGCGATCTAA
- a CDS encoding universal stress protein, which yields MSYKTILVHLDNSASCAGRVAVALDLATRFDAHLVGLVVTVEPVVPTFVMAQIPSSALESQREALRTKADEAIAAFETAAQKAGCSVETRRALAFNEEVPETLALHARYADLVVMGQHDPDDANSLGVGTLEQCLLGTGRPVLVVPYIGAPAGFGRKVLLAWDASREAARAASDALPLMEQAEKVTVLTINPKKGRGAHGEEPGADIALAIARHGVKAEAESMAVRDVSIDEALLSRLSDDGADLLVMGCYGHARLRELVLGGTTRHILQHMTVPTLMTH from the coding sequence ATGAGCTATAAGACCATATTGGTCCACCTCGACAACAGCGCGTCCTGCGCCGGTCGAGTCGCGGTCGCACTCGATCTGGCCACGCGTTTCGATGCGCACCTCGTCGGCCTCGTCGTTACGGTCGAACCGGTCGTGCCCACTTTCGTGATGGCGCAGATTCCCTCCTCGGCGCTGGAGTCTCAGCGCGAGGCCTTGCGTACGAAGGCCGACGAAGCGATCGCCGCGTTCGAAACGGCGGCGCAAAAGGCTGGCTGCAGTGTCGAGACCCGGAGGGCCTTGGCCTTCAACGAGGAAGTGCCGGAGACGTTGGCGCTGCACGCACGCTATGCCGATCTCGTGGTGATGGGTCAGCACGACCCTGACGACGCCAACAGCCTGGGTGTCGGCACTCTGGAACAGTGCTTGCTAGGCACCGGTCGGCCCGTCCTGGTGGTGCCCTACATCGGGGCTCCGGCGGGTTTCGGCCGGAAGGTGCTGCTGGCGTGGGATGCCAGCCGGGAGGCGGCGCGCGCCGCGAGTGACGCCCTGCCGCTCATGGAACAGGCCGAAAAGGTCACGGTCCTGACGATCAACCCGAAGAAGGGCCGCGGCGCTCACGGCGAAGAGCCCGGCGCCGATATCGCCTTGGCCATTGCCCGTCATGGCGTCAAGGCGGAGGCCGAGTCGATGGCTGTGCGGGATGTCAGCATCGACGAGGCCTTGCTCTCCCGCCTGTCCGACGACGGCGCCGATCTGCTGGTCATGGGCTGCTACGGTCACGCCCGCCTCCGCGAACTGGTGCTAGGCGGCACCACCCGCCACATTCTCCAGCACATGACCGTCCCGACCTTGATGACGCACTAG
- the thiM gene encoding hydroxyethylthiazole kinase: protein MTLAATLDQPSKTLHALREQRPLVQNITNFVAMDLAANTLLAVGASPAMVHAPQEAAEFAALAGALTVNLGTMEAHWVESAEAAAKAAAAAGRPWVLDPVAVGATGFRRGNAARLLACKPTVVRGNASEIMTLAGLSGAEGKGVDSTVGSESAVEASQRLAQSCGAVVVVTGALDHVSDGTRQATCANSHEMMTRITASGCALTALTGACLAVEPEPLAAALHALAIYGVAAERAAARSRGPGSLRVNLLDELYLLDGGDLDRAARLG from the coding sequence ATGACCCTCGCCGCCACCCTCGACCAACCGTCCAAAACCCTGCATGCCCTGCGCGAGCAAAGGCCTCTGGTCCAGAACATCACCAATTTCGTCGCCATGGACCTGGCAGCCAACACTCTGCTAGCGGTCGGCGCGTCGCCGGCCATGGTACATGCGCCCCAGGAGGCGGCAGAGTTCGCAGCCCTTGCCGGTGCCCTGACCGTCAATCTGGGAACCATGGAAGCCCATTGGGTCGAGTCCGCCGAAGCTGCCGCCAAGGCAGCCGCCGCCGCGGGGCGGCCCTGGGTGCTGGACCCCGTCGCGGTCGGCGCAACCGGCTTCAGACGCGGCAACGCCGCACGCCTGCTGGCCTGTAAGCCGACGGTGGTGCGCGGCAACGCGTCGGAGATCATGACACTTGCGGGCCTCAGCGGGGCGGAAGGCAAGGGCGTCGATTCGACCGTGGGGTCGGAGTCGGCGGTCGAGGCGTCGCAGCGTCTGGCGCAAAGCTGCGGGGCCGTGGTGGTGGTGACCGGAGCCCTGGATCACGTCAGCGACGGCACCCGCCAGGCCACCTGCGCCAACAGCCACGAAATGATGACGAGGATCACCGCCAGCGGCTGCGCCTTGACAGCTCTGACCGGTGCCTGCCTGGCCGTCGAGCCAGAGCCCCTGGCGGCGGCGCTGCATGCCCTGGCGATCTACGGCGTCGCGGCGGAGCGCGCCGCAGCGCGCTCGCGCGGCCCGGGTAGCTTGCGCGTCAATCTTCTCGACGAGCTCTATCTGCTCGACGGCGGCGACCTCGACCGAGCCGCGAGGCTCGGATGA
- a CDS encoding TRAP transporter substrate-binding protein, giving the protein MHVANRRRFLAFATGATAAASLSAPAIARERRIWRLATSWPRNAPGPGTTAARLAERITALSSGRLTVELHAAGELVPALEVFDAVSAGTVEMGHSAALFWSGKMPSAPYFTAVPFGLMPEGHDAWLTAGGGQALWDELYGTFGVKPFAAGNSGIQMGGWYRRRIEKLEDMKGLRLRMPGLGGEVLRRLGAAPVTLPPGEIFGALSTGAIDGAEFLGPWQDRALGLQRAATFYLWPGWHEPNGSAEALISAKAYADLPSDLQQLVTACCEVENRRGPAEAEWRNAAALAQFEEEGTVTLHPWPTEVLRAARLESEAVLAELAETSALDRRIRDSYSAAKTLFLHWGRVGRHALLSAQIDA; this is encoded by the coding sequence ATGCACGTCGCAAACCGCCGCCGCTTTCTCGCCTTTGCAACCGGCGCCACAGCCGCCGCCAGCTTGTCTGCCCCAGCGATCGCAAGGGAGCGCCGGATTTGGCGCCTGGCCACATCTTGGCCGAGGAACGCACCCGGACCCGGCACCACAGCCGCCCGCCTGGCCGAACGGATCACCGCACTGTCGAGTGGCCGTCTGACGGTGGAGCTGCATGCGGCCGGCGAGCTGGTACCGGCCCTGGAAGTCTTCGACGCGGTCTCCGCAGGCACAGTCGAGATGGGGCACTCGGCAGCCCTCTTCTGGTCCGGAAAGATGCCCTCCGCGCCCTATTTCACGGCGGTGCCCTTCGGACTGATGCCGGAGGGACACGACGCCTGGCTGACAGCCGGTGGCGGCCAGGCGCTCTGGGACGAGCTTTACGGAACCTTCGGTGTGAAGCCCTTCGCCGCCGGCAACTCCGGCATCCAGATGGGAGGCTGGTATCGGCGGCGGATCGAGAAACTGGAAGACATGAAAGGCCTACGGCTGCGCATGCCGGGGCTGGGCGGCGAAGTGCTGCGCCGGCTGGGTGCCGCGCCCGTGACCCTGCCGCCGGGCGAAATCTTCGGCGCGCTTTCGACAGGTGCAATCGACGGCGCCGAGTTCCTGGGACCCTGGCAGGACCGCGCGCTCGGCCTTCAGCGGGCGGCGACCTTCTATCTCTGGCCCGGCTGGCATGAACCGAACGGCAGTGCCGAAGCCCTGATCTCGGCAAAGGCCTATGCCGACCTGCCCAGCGATCTGCAGCAGCTCGTCACGGCCTGCTGCGAAGTGGAAAACCGACGAGGCCCAGCCGAAGCCGAATGGCGCAACGCCGCAGCGCTCGCACAGTTCGAAGAAGAGGGCACCGTCACTCTGCACCCTTGGCCGACCGAGGTGCTGCGGGCCGCGCGCCTGGAAAGCGAAGCCGTGCTGGCGGAGCTGGCGGAAACAAGCGCGCTCGACCGACGCATCCGAGACTCCTACTCCGCGGCCAAGACCCTCTTTCTACACTGGGGACGGGTCGGACGGCATGCGCTGCTGAGCGCCCAGATCGACGCCTGA
- a CDS encoding VOC family protein, which produces MQNATLEHVNVTVSDPQKTAEMVCRFFDWKIRWQGPSTMGGQTIHVGTDDAYLAVYANGRPPETIASSYHAKGGLNHIGVVVANLDAVEGRVKQAGYATYGYDDYDPGRRFYFRDADGIEFEVVSYAPKTER; this is translated from the coding sequence ATGCAGAACGCCACCCTGGAACACGTCAACGTCACCGTCAGCGACCCGCAGAAAACCGCGGAGATGGTCTGCCGGTTCTTCGACTGGAAGATCCGCTGGCAGGGTCCTTCGACCATGGGCGGCCAGACAATTCATGTCGGCACCGACGACGCCTACCTCGCCGTTTATGCCAACGGCCGGCCTCCGGAGACCATCGCCTCCAGCTACCACGCCAAAGGCGGCCTCAACCATATCGGCGTCGTCGTCGCCAACCTGGATGCAGTCGAGGGGCGGGTAAAGCAGGCCGGCTACGCGACCTATGGCTATGACGACTACGACCCCGGCCGCCGGTTCTATTTCCGCGACGCCGACGGCATCGAATTCGAAGTCGTCAGCTACGCGCCGAAGACCGAGCGCTGA
- a CDS encoding glutathione S-transferase family protein yields the protein MSGELVLYTHPNSRGRVARWMLEEVAAPYRAEFLDYGAEMKSKSYLAVNPMGKVPALRHGEAVITETAAICAYLADAFPEAGLAPPVDARAAYYRWLFFGAGPMEAAIVNTALQFEPPEDKRGMVGYGSFATVLDVLQSEVSARPYLAGDRFSAADVSVGSLLFWSMQFGLVEKRPAFVGYWARISERPAYLRAAGIDDAALEAKAD from the coding sequence ATGTCCGGTGAACTCGTGCTCTATACCCACCCGAACTCGCGCGGGCGCGTTGCGCGCTGGATGTTGGAGGAGGTCGCCGCTCCCTACCGCGCGGAATTCCTCGACTACGGCGCCGAGATGAAATCCAAGAGCTATCTGGCGGTCAACCCGATGGGCAAGGTCCCGGCGCTGCGTCACGGCGAGGCGGTGATCACGGAGACCGCCGCGATCTGCGCCTATCTTGCGGATGCCTTCCCCGAAGCGGGACTGGCCCCGCCGGTCGATGCCCGTGCGGCTTACTACCGCTGGCTCTTCTTCGGCGCCGGCCCCATGGAGGCGGCTATCGTCAACACGGCTCTGCAGTTCGAGCCCCCCGAAGACAAGCGCGGCATGGTCGGTTACGGCAGCTTTGCGACGGTTCTCGATGTCTTGCAAAGCGAGGTTTCGGCGCGGCCCTATCTTGCGGGCGATCGCTTCAGCGCAGCAGATGTCTCTGTCGGCTCGTTGCTCTTCTGGAGCATGCAATTCGGCCTTGTCGAGAAGCGGCCCGCTTTCGTCGGTTACTGGGCAAGGATCAGCGAGCGTCCAGCCTACTTGCGCGCCGCCGGGATCGACGATGCCGCACTCGAGGCGAAGGCCGATTGA
- a CDS encoding patatin-like phospholipase family protein encodes MPRNGSRRAGTTVILEERPAAAVTPLGLALPGGGAYGAFAWGVLDRLLEEESLSFPRVSGASAGAVNAVALAQGFAEGGRAGARGKLAEVWERTAALAAFSPLQPSPIDRLLRPGGLDFSPGYRWMDTLSRLFSPYQFKAFDLNPLREVLRQTIDFAIVRDCAEVQVHIAATNVRRGRIRVFGPRQITLDAVIASTCLPFLNKAVEIEGEPYWDGAYLANPPLRPLLADETAPDDLLLVELDGLEQPGTLTSPQEIFDRLNSLSGAGGLLAELEWLAATHPEVRLHGIAEPQVLGQLSASSRLNADWRFLTYLRDLGRDAAEGWLAGPRSLVGQASSYRAPSRYL; translated from the coding sequence ATGCCGCGTAACGGAAGCCGGCGGGCAGGCACGACCGTCATCCTCGAGGAGCGTCCGGCCGCCGCTGTAACGCCGCTCGGTCTGGCTCTGCCTGGCGGCGGTGCCTACGGCGCCTTTGCCTGGGGCGTGCTGGATCGCCTGTTGGAAGAGGAAAGCCTCAGCTTCCCCAGAGTCAGCGGTGCCAGCGCCGGGGCGGTCAATGCGGTCGCCTTGGCTCAAGGCTTCGCCGAGGGCGGCCGTGCCGGTGCCCGCGGCAAGCTGGCCGAGGTTTGGGAGCGTACGGCGGCGCTAGCGGCATTCTCGCCCCTGCAGCCGAGCCCCATCGACCGCCTGTTGCGGCCGGGTGGCCTCGACTTTTCGCCTGGCTACCGTTGGATGGACACCCTCAGCCGACTGTTTTCGCCCTATCAGTTCAAGGCTTTCGATCTCAATCCCCTGCGCGAGGTGCTGCGCCAGACCATCGATTTTGCGATCGTTCGGGACTGCGCCGAAGTGCAGGTACACATCGCTGCCACCAACGTGCGCCGCGGGCGGATTCGGGTCTTCGGACCACGTCAGATCACCCTGGACGCCGTGATCGCTTCGACTTGCCTGCCGTTCCTCAACAAGGCGGTCGAAATCGAGGGGGAGCCCTATTGGGATGGCGCCTATCTGGCCAACCCTCCTTTGCGCCCCTTGCTCGCGGACGAGACGGCACCGGACGATCTGCTGCTGGTCGAACTGGACGGGCTCGAGCAGCCGGGTACGCTGACCAGTCCGCAAGAGATCTTCGACCGTCTCAACAGCTTGTCGGGGGCGGGCGGCCTGCTGGCCGAGCTGGAATGGCTGGCCGCCACCCATCCCGAGGTGCGCCTGCACGGCATCGCCGAGCCCCAGGTGCTCGGCCAATTGAGCGCCTCCAGCCGGCTCAACGCCGACTGGCGCTTTCTGACCTACCTGCGCGATCTTGGCCGCGACGCCGCCGAAGGTTGGCTCGCTGGCCCGCGCAGCTTGGTTGGACAGGCCAGCAGCTACAGGGCTCCGTCGCGCTATCTCTGA
- a CDS encoding orotate phosphoribosyltransferase, which produces MTTPVSGAKTAARTTADILLEIEAVLFRPEDPFTFTSGRQSPVYVDCRKIISFPRARARLMDLAVERIADAIGYESLDAIAGGETAGIPFAAWIAERLALPMVYVRKQPKGFGRNARIEGSFSEGARVLLVEDLATDGGSKLGFVEALRTAGAKVAHSFVVFHYGIFPEGIARLEAEGVKLHALCTWYDALAAAETAGYLSGDGLTDVKAFLDNPDGWRAGDAQD; this is translated from the coding sequence ATGACCACGCCCGTCAGCGGCGCCAAAACGGCCGCACGCACCACTGCCGACATTCTGTTGGAAATCGAGGCGGTTCTGTTCCGGCCTGAAGACCCCTTTACTTTCACCTCCGGGCGGCAAAGCCCGGTCTATGTCGACTGCCGCAAGATCATCTCCTTCCCGCGAGCGCGGGCGCGGCTGATGGACTTGGCGGTGGAGCGGATCGCCGATGCCATCGGCTACGAGTCGCTCGATGCGATCGCCGGCGGCGAGACGGCAGGCATTCCCTTCGCGGCCTGGATCGCGGAGCGGCTGGCCTTGCCCATGGTCTATGTGCGCAAGCAACCCAAGGGGTTCGGGCGGAACGCCAGGATCGAGGGCAGCTTTTCAGAGGGTGCGCGCGTCTTGTTGGTTGAGGATCTGGCGACCGATGGCGGTTCCAAACTCGGATTCGTCGAAGCGTTGCGCACGGCCGGTGCCAAAGTGGCGCACAGCTTTGTGGTCTTCCACTACGGCATCTTTCCCGAAGGTATCGCTCGGCTGGAGGCGGAGGGGGTGAAGCTGCATGCCCTTTGCACCTGGTACGATGCCTTGGCGGCGGCCGAAACGGCAGGCTATCTGTCGGGTGACGGCCTGACCGACGTGAAGGCCTTCCTGGACAACCCCGACGGTTGGCGCGCCGGCGACGCTCAAGACTAG
- the thiE gene encoding thiamine phosphate synthase, translating into MSARQTLDLSVYLVLGRSDCRRHGLEEVVARALAGGATLVQLREKELPAHDYLELARSLLPLLEKAGVPLMINDRVEEAVVLGAAEGKVGLHVGQGDQPALEVRARVGHRPFLGLSVRRPEEAMAAPVEAVDHLGVGPVYATTTKANAAAPIGPAGVAAVRAVTALPLVGIGGITIDRAPEVIAAGAQGVAVVSAITGSDDPEAATARLARAVADSKRLRRRS; encoded by the coding sequence ATGAGCGCGCGCCAGACCCTCGACCTCTCGGTCTACCTGGTGCTGGGCCGCAGCGACTGCCGCCGTCACGGTTTGGAGGAGGTCGTCGCTCGCGCCCTGGCCGGCGGCGCCACCCTGGTTCAGTTGCGTGAGAAAGAATTGCCGGCGCACGACTATCTGGAGCTGGCCCGAAGCCTTCTGCCGCTGCTCGAGAAGGCCGGCGTTCCGCTGATGATCAACGACCGGGTCGAGGAGGCCGTCGTTCTGGGCGCTGCCGAGGGCAAGGTCGGGCTGCACGTCGGCCAGGGCGACCAGCCGGCCCTCGAAGTCCGCGCGCGGGTCGGTCACCGCCCCTTCCTCGGCCTTTCCGTACGCCGTCCCGAGGAAGCGATGGCCGCCCCGGTGGAAGCAGTCGATCACTTGGGTGTGGGGCCGGTTTACGCCACCACGACCAAAGCGAACGCAGCCGCGCCGATCGGACCGGCAGGCGTCGCCGCCGTGCGCGCCGTAACCGCATTACCGCTGGTCGGCATCGGCGGCATTACGATCGACCGGGCACCCGAGGTCATCGCCGCCGGCGCACAGGGTGTGGCCGTGGTCTCGGCCATTACCGGCAGCGATGATCCCGAGGCGGCCACCGCACGGCTTGCCCGCGCCGTGGCCGACAGCAAACGTCTGCGGCGGAGGTCTTGA
- the soxR gene encoding redox-sensitive transcriptional activator SoxR has translation MRADDRLSIGDLARRTGLSVSAIRFYETRGLVTPMRNAGGQRRFLRADVRRLSFVLIAQQLGFSIDQIHRQLNRLPEGRTPTAKDWARISRSFRQELDERIDALTRLRDNLDGCIGCGCLSLRKCALYNPLDRAGRRGSGPRYLMGDDWNPDAA, from the coding sequence ATGCGGGCGGATGACCGGCTATCGATCGGCGATCTGGCCCGCCGGACCGGTCTGTCGGTGTCGGCGATTCGGTTCTACGAGACAAGGGGACTGGTGACACCGATGCGCAACGCCGGCGGACAGCGGCGGTTTCTCCGGGCGGACGTGCGGCGGCTGTCGTTCGTGCTGATCGCCCAACAGCTCGGCTTCTCGATCGACCAGATCCACCGGCAACTCAACCGCTTGCCGGAGGGGCGCACGCCGACGGCCAAGGATTGGGCGCGGATCAGCCGCTCGTTCCGCCAGGAACTGGACGAACGGATCGATGCTCTGACTCGACTGCGCGACAACCTCGACGGTTGCATCGGTTGCGGCTGCCTGTCCTTGCGGAAATGCGCCCTGTACAATCCACTCGACCGCGCCGGCCGCCGAGGCTCGGGTCCCCGATACCTGATGGGCGACGACTGGAATCCCGACGCGGCCTAG
- a CDS encoding ABC transporter permease, protein MSAGDAPDVLTADRQAAAQPGLSPRRLKLRRFLHHKPAVASLILLLLLGSLALAAPLIETARGLDATTVDLFARSLPPSATYWLGTDELGRDLLLRLLYGGQVSLAVGLLAALCAAVLGTFLGLLAGYYGGRIDAAIMRLADTTIALPLLPLLIVLAAIDLTKLGLSPELASSEDVSFYRIVILIALVGWTVTARLVRGAVLSLKRREYVMAAEALGAGPSRIMLVHLLPNAVSPIVVAATLSVGNVILLESVLSFLGLGIQPPVPSWGNMLTGAQETIWSAPWLAVWPGLLIFVTVIAFNFLGDGLQDALDPRAEAERMG, encoded by the coding sequence ATGAGCGCTGGCGACGCGCCCGATGTTCTGACCGCCGACCGGCAGGCCGCCGCACAGCCCGGTCTCTCTCCACGGCGGCTCAAGTTGCGCCGCTTCCTGCATCACAAGCCGGCGGTGGCATCGCTGATCCTGCTGTTGCTGCTGGGCAGCCTGGCGCTGGCAGCTCCGCTGATCGAGACCGCGCGCGGGCTGGATGCCACGACGGTCGACCTCTTCGCCCGCAGTCTTCCGCCCTCCGCGACTTATTGGCTCGGCACCGACGAGTTGGGCCGCGACCTGCTGCTGCGCCTGCTCTACGGCGGCCAAGTGTCCTTGGCGGTCGGCCTGCTGGCCGCGCTCTGCGCCGCCGTGCTGGGCACTTTCCTGGGCCTCCTGGCAGGCTACTACGGCGGGCGCATCGATGCGGCGATCATGCGCTTGGCGGACACCACCATCGCCCTGCCGCTGTTGCCGCTGCTGATCGTCCTGGCCGCGATCGACCTAACCAAACTCGGCCTGTCACCCGAACTGGCAAGCTCTGAAGACGTCAGTTTCTACCGCATCGTCATCCTGATCGCGCTGGTCGGCTGGACCGTGACGGCCCGTCTTGTACGCGGCGCCGTCCTGAGCCTGAAGCGCCGCGAATATGTCATGGCGGCCGAGGCGCTCGGCGCGGGACCGAGCCGAATCATGCTGGTTCATCTGCTGCCCAACGCCGTTTCGCCCATCGTCGTCGCCGCCACCCTGTCGGTCGGCAACGTGATCCTGCTGGAGTCGGTGCTGTCGTTCCTCGGCCTCGGCATTCAGCCGCCGGTACCGAGCTGGGGCAACATGCTGACCGGCGCTCAGGAGACCATCTGGTCGGCCCCCTGGCTGGCCGTCTGGCCCGGCCTGCTGATCTTCGTCACGGTGATCGCCTTCAACTTCCTTGGCGACGGACTGCAAGACGCCCTCGACCCAAGGGCCGAAGCCGAGCGCATGGGATGA